GATTCTATCAGGCAGGGATGACCTCAGGTAGCAGCGGGCCAGCTTGGCTCGATGGACGTACCGGGAAGCAAGGGGCAACCCTAGGCTATTGATTCCGGCCACCACCAAGATCACGGTGCTGGCGCTGGGGACTTGAGGTTCATACCAATCCGGCACCTTAACCGGCTTGCCGGCAGCACCATCGGCCTCAACCAAGATGGCTCCCCCATCTTGCCCCATCTGGCGGCGCAGCTCATCTACCCAAAACCTAGGCAGCCCTTGTACCTTCCGGGACGGCAAGGCCTTTCGGCCAATGAACCAGCTCGGTGATATAGCTTGTCCATGCTCCTGATCAAACTGGGCCTGGCCCCTCAATTGATTAGCTAGATCCAGTAATTGGGCCCAGCCAGGCGCCCAGGCCATCTGGTCCACCTGGCCCGGTTTGGGCAACCACATCTTGGTAGTAGTGGAAACGACCACACGGGAGCCGGATGGCAGCTTAGCCTTCAGTTCCTGAGCTAAGCGATATATCAGCGTGGTCTTGCCCCCGCCACCTACTACCGTTACTAAGTCCGAAGCTGATAAGTTCAGCACTTGGTCCAAGGAGCCAAAACCCACCTCAATCCTCCCCCCGGTAGATGGGCCGCCAGGGCCGGCGGCAACGAGGCGGGCGCAGGATCTCTTCAAAGATGATCCCCAACACCACCGATTCCCGGTCCAGGGGGCCGGCAGCCAAAAGCTCCCGCCGGCGGTCAGGCTTCTTGGGCGCAGCTGACCCGGTGGCAACCATGGGGGGCAGGCTAGCGGCGGGTCCAGGGGCTGGCCCCACGGCTACCGGCAAAGGCGGTGGCTCCACTCGGGGTTCGGCGGGCAACGGCGTTGCCGCCGGGCCCGACACCGGTTCGACCTCAGGCTCTGCCTCTTCCGCATACGGACCCTCGCTCGGCTCCGGTAAGGGTGGCCAAGGTTCACCAAAGGGACCAGACGGACCAAAAGGTCCGCCCAAAGGATCCCAGGGCCGGACGACCGGCGGCCGCGGCGACACCTCCCCCGGCCCCCGCTTGGGCCGGCTTGCTCGGCGCCTCTGCCGCTGCGACTGGCCAGCCAATACCGAAAAGAAGATATATGCGATTACGGCTATCCAAAATAGAAGCTCCAATTGGGTCAGCTCCTCTGCAAAAACCGGAATTAGGGGTTGGCGCTGCCACCCCCGTAGGAGCTTTCGCTCAAAGCTTCACCGCCGGCCTTGGCGATAGCTCCTCGCATTTGGGTATCGGCCAAGAGATTTTGCAAATTGTAGTAATCCATGAAGCCAATCTTGCCTTCCTTAAGGGCTGAAGCCAGCGCCAATGGCACCTGGGCCTCCGCTTCTACTACTTTGGCCCGCATCTCCTGTACCGCCGCTTTCATCTCTTGCTCCCGGGCTACCGCCATAGCCCGACGCTCCTCAGCTTTAGCCTGGGCAATGCGCTTATCGGCCTCAGCCTGGTCGGTTTGTAGCTGGGCACCGATGTTGCGGCCCACATCCACATCGGCAATATCGATGGAAAGGATCTCAAAAGCAGTACCTGAGTCCAAACCCTTTTCCAAAACCGTCTGGGAAATGCTGTCGGGGTTCTCCAACACTTCTTTGTGCGAATTGGCCGAACCTACGGTAGTAACGATGCCCTCGCCCACCCGGGCGATGATGGTTTCTTCCCCAGCTCCGCCTACTAACCGCTCAATGTTGGCCCGTACGGTTACCCGGGCCTTGGCCTTAACTTCAATCCCATCTTTGGCCACCGCCGCTACTACCGGAGTCTCGATTACTTTGGGATTAACGCTCATCTGCACTGCTTCCAAAACGTTCCTTCCGGCCAGGTCGATGGCCGCCGCCCGCTGAAATCCAAGGGGAATATTGGCCCGCTCAGCGGCGATCAGCGCATCTACCACCCGGTCCACATTGCCGCCCGCGAGATAATGGGCTTCTAGCTTATCGACGCTAACATCCAGGCCCGCTTTCATGGCTTTGATCAACGGGTTGATAATCTTGGCTGGGGGTACCCGCCTGAGCCGCATGCCAATCAAGGTGAATATGCCCACCCTGACTCCCGCAGCCAAGGCAGAAATCCATAAACCCACCGGAATAAAGCTGAACAGAATCATTAAGGCGACTAGGGCGATGACCAAGATTATAATGAAATAAAGAGTAACAAAAGAAAACAAGCTATCCCTCTCCCTTCCCTACTAATGATTTTATTTCCCTCACCACTATGCGCGGACCTTCCACCTTGACTACCTGCACCCGGCTATTCCGGGGAATAAAGGCCCCTTCGGTTACCACGTCCCAGCGCTGGCCGGCAATTTCCGCGATCCCGGCCGGCCGCAGGGCACTGATGGCCACTCCTTCCTGCCCGAGGAGGTGGTGGGGCTCATAGTCAACTGCCACAAAACCTCCTTTTTTGTCCAGGCTGGTCTTGAGAACCAGACGGCTCCAAGCTCGGCGGGTGGGCAAGAACTTAAGGCTTACCCACACAGCCAGAGCTCCACCTGCAAGGGCCACTAGTAAATAAATGATGCCCGCTTCCAGGCTAGGTGAGGCCATAATTACGCTGGCCGCCAGGGCCAAGATCCCCCCTACTCCGGCCGCACCAAAGCCAGGAATTACAAAGGCTTCAAGCAAGACCAAGATCAGCCCTGCCGCTAAAAGGGCCAAAGAACTCCAGCCGGCATAGCCCGCGGCTACGTGGCCGCCAAAATAAAGGGCCAACGCGATGATACCGACCGTGCCCGCCACTCCAAAGCCAGCTGTGAGGGCTTCGATGATGGCTGCCCCCATCCCCACGGCCAGGAGGACCGGAGCCACATAGGGGTTGGTAACCCAACGGGAGATCTTCTCTCCCAAATTGGGAACCAGCTCCTCCACCTGGGCGCCG
The sequence above is drawn from the Clostridia bacterium genome and encodes:
- the floA gene encoding flotillin-like protein FloA (flotillin-like protein involved in membrane lipid rafts) — encoded protein: MFSFVTLYFIIILVIALVALMILFSFIPVGLWISALAAGVRVGIFTLIGMRLRRVPPAKIINPLIKAMKAGLDVSVDKLEAHYLAGGNVDRVVDALIAAERANIPLGFQRAAAIDLAGRNVLEAVQMSVNPKVIETPVVAAVAKDGIEVKAKARVTVRANIERLVGGAGEETIIARVGEGIVTTVGSANSHKEVLENPDSISQTVLEKGLDSGTAFEILSIDIADVDVGRNIGAQLQTDQAEADKRIAQAKAEERRAMAVAREQEMKAAVQEMRAKVVEAEAQVPLALASALKEGKIGFMDYYNLQNLLADTQMRGAIAKAGGEALSESSYGGGSANP
- a CDS encoding nodulation protein NfeD; translated protein: MKPRVVKILSTFWLVILLVFSIMPIALAGPTAQVLVIPVTGMIDRGLANFVVRGLDEAKAQGYRAVLLEINTPGGLIDQAIVIRDAILRAPVLTIGLVAGGEGATSAGAMVALACQKLVMAPATTIGAAEPRTLSNAKPDPKTVSFWSQQLAATAQARGRDPELARAMADASVRGHLLTLSAEEALKLKVADAVLGTRAEVLNHYGLSGAQVEELVPNLGEKISRWVTNPYVAPVLLAVGMGAAIIEALTAGFGVAGTVGIIALALYFGGHVAAGYAGWSSLALLAAGLILVLLEAFVIPGFGAAGVGGILALAASVIMASPSLEAGIIYLLVALAGGALAVWVSLKFLPTRRAWSRLVLKTSLDKKGGFVAVDYEPHHLLGQEGVAISALRPAGIAEIAGQRWDVVTEGAFIPRNSRVQVVKVEGPRIVVREIKSLVGKGEG